The stretch of DNA TGTTGGAGTTCTTTTCTGATTGTTCTTACTTTCTTAGTGAAATATATAAAGTGAACTCGGAGAAGGTTTGGAAGCTTGAGGAATGAAGGAGCTGTctgggaaagaaagaatggactGTGGAAGTACAATAGGATTGCAGTACTACAGGCAGCGTGAGGGTCTACTGTAGTGAGACTGGTAGGGTTGTGGTTTTAGCCTTGTTTATCTGCTCTCGGGCTGGTGTGGAGTAGGCAAAGAGTTTAATCAGGGGAAAGTTTTGCTGGGTGAATACAGCAGACAAATAGAGAAGAGGTGATCAACCACAGAATCTAAGCCAAATCTGGGAGGTTGGATTACTGATTTGGAGATCCTAGTGGGTAAAGAATTGTTGGAATTAGACTAAAcctgagaaagaagagaatttcTGCTTAGACAGTAGGATGCTCAAAGTTAAGATGGTAGAAGATGTGTGATTGTTACTAGCATGGTTTAGACTATAGAGCAATACTGTCTTAATAGAAAAGCAAGCCACATGTGTAATTAAAGTTTCCTAGTTCCCacattagaaaagtaaaaaagaaagaaatgaggttAACTGTAATATATTTAACCCATTATATCTAAGATATAATTTTACCTCATGGCAcaggccacatttcaagtgctcagtagccacatctACTGAGATGTGAGACTCTGGCTGAGATGGGGGCAAGCCGATTGGAAAAGTAGGAGGTTAAGGAACTAAGAAGTTAGCATATTAGGAGGATAGTGAGGAATGATGATGAGTGGTGGTATAGAGAGTGACAGTGGGACAGCTAGGACAAGGTGAAGGTAGAAGGTTGAGAATGTGGATTTTTGTTGACTTAGCAGAAGCTCTTAGATCTAAGTTTGGGCTGTGCAGTTGAAAGACTGTCTGATTAGGGGAGATCAGAGTTGTATGGAGATGAGAGATAAGGGATGACCTGGAAGTTTGGGGCTTCCTGTGGTGACTTACATAAACAGAATGTGGGGTTATATCCCAATATCTTTTGTTAATAAAAAGGAAGTTGCCTGTCTGCCACttgttatagttttattttttctaatttaaatttaaatttaattttttttttttttttttgagacagagtctcactttgttgcccaggctagagtgagtgccgtggcatcagcctagctcacagcaacctcaaactcctgggctcaagcaatccttttgcctcagcctcccgagtagctgggactacaggcatgcaccaccatgcctggctaattttttctatatatatgagttggccaattaatttctttgtatttatagtagagacggagtctcgctcttgttcaggctggttttgcactcctgacctcgagcaatcggcctgcctcggcctcccagagtggaggattacaggcgtgagccaccgcgcctggcctaatttaaaattcttatttatatttttagagatggagtttcattatgttgctcaggttgaAGTGCAGTAGCTATTCATAGGTGCTATCATAGTGTACTATAGCCTGgaatttctgggctcaggtgatcctcctgccttagcctcccgagtagctggggctacaggcatgcgccaccatgcccggttttgtgtttatttttaaaggtcaTATACCACGATTCTATATGCATAGAATATCTGAGGGTATATTCATCACCTCTGGAATAGAAACTCCCTTTCACTGTatgcctgcctttttttttttttttttttttgagacagagtctcacttttgttgcccaggctagagtgagtgccgtggcgtcagcctagctcacagcaacctcaaactcctggacttgagtgatccttctgcctcagcctcccgagtagctgggactacaggcatgcgccaccatgcccggctaatttttttttttttttttttttttgagacagagtctccctttgttgcccaggctagagtgagtgccgtggcgtcagcctagctcacagcaacctcaaactcctgggctcgagtgatccttctgcctcagcctcccaggtagctgggactacaggcatgcgccaccatgcccggctaattttttatatatatatcagttggccaattaatttctttctatttatagtagagacggggtctcgctcttgctcaggctggttttgaactcctgaccttgagcaatccgcccgcctcggcctcccagagagctaggattacaggcgtgagccaccacgcccggcctttattttgttttttatcttatctttttagtgataggatcttgctgtgtcacccaggctggagtgcagtggcccagtgGTAGCTCACTGTATTATTTTGTTACAGTGAAAAAGTTACAAATAATCTGTGCCATAGAGTAGGGCCTTCAAATTTGCTttatggctgggcgtggtgactcatgcctgtaattctagcacttcgggagactgaggtagaaagatctcttgaggtcaagagttcaagattacagtgaggtgtgattgcaccactgcactccagcctgggtgacagtgataccctgtctcttaaaaaaaagagaaaaagtaaaataagtaaaataaaatatgctgtaCCCATATAAGGTAATGGTATGTATTCATTTAAAGTGTCTGGCAAAGTGTATATAACGTTAAAGGGGAAAGTGGGTTGGAGAAATGCACTAGCTGACTTACAGCACCTGTCTATACCATTTCAGTTTGGGAATGTTGAGGGGACTGAAATACATCTTGACGTGGTTTCTTCCATCTTTCTGTGCAGTGGTATTTCTCATATATGGTTTCCTATCACTTTCTGAACTGTTTCTGAATCTGCTgattgggtttatttctggacacAGAGCTAGTCTGCCTACATGTTCTAATTCTGCCAGTTTTAATTAACAATGAATAACAGTGTGTATCTTAAATGAGAGGGCTCTGGCAGTATCCAGAAGCTTAGGGCAGTTAGTAGCTGCCTGCAAGCCACCTCTAAAATACGGCTCCACAGACTGACTTTGCCAGAAACAAGTCAAAGAACAAGTAGGCAAACAAGAGTGAAGGTTGCCAGGTCTAAATATTAATTCAGTAAGTAAATCTGTGCTTCAAGATAGCTAGAGGATTTCGTGCTGGGTTTTGTCCTTTAATGGTTAATTGCTACTTAGCAGAGCAGACTAAATAGTTTAAGTAATTGTATGTTAAAggctctttttcctcctcttcactCCCATTCACTCTTGGGTAGGCTTTTGCATTACCATCTCCTAGGAAGATTGTTTGCTTTGAGTCTAGGTtttatttagttaatattttaagcagTGTAGGAAGAGGGTTGTGTGGGTTTCTGCTGTAAATTGGTAAGTGTTGTCCTAATCTGAAATACCCTGattcattctcattttctctaggtagcagaggCTCAACGGGCAGAGTTTAGCCCTGCCCAGTTCTCTGGTCCTAAGAAGATCAACCTGAACCACTTGTTGAATTTCACTTTTGAACCCCGTGGCCATGCAGGTCACTTTGAAGGCAGTGGACATGGCAGCTGGGGAAAAAGGAACAAGTGGGGACATAAACCTTTTAACAAGGAACTTTTTTTACAGGCCAAGTGAGTATTACTATTCCAAGGAGGAAAGTGAAATTGGGTCTCTCTGGGTAATTGTAGAACTACAGCGAGGAGGCTTCCTTTAAACTATGTGggagagaggcagaaagggaATTGGtctggttctttttctcttttcccctccttccctttctttaaCTCATTTTCCAAGGGGATTTTCTTGGTACTTAAACAaatacaggtttttgtttttgtttttttattttatttttgtttttgttttgtgttttgaggcagagtctcactcttttttgCCTgtggtagagtgcagtgttgttatcataactcactgcaacctcaaactccagggctcaagtgatcctccggcctcagcctcctgagtagctggtactacaggcatgcaccaccttccattctaattttttctgttgttggtagagacagggttttgctcaggctggttttgaactcctgagctcaagcgatcctcccacctcggctaaCAAATAACGGTTTTACAATAAATGTCTTAGTATTACGATGAGGTAGAAAAATTGTTTGGAATTGGACCCAGATTTGAATCTCTTTTTGGCCCTTAACTTTGGGtaatttacttaaccattttGAGTATCATCTTTTCTATAAAGAAGtggaaatttcttcttcttcttcttttttttttttttagtcagagtctcactctgttgcccaggctagagtgagtgccgtggtgtcaacctagctcatagcaacctcaaactcctggactcaagcaatcctgctgccttagcctcctgagtagctggaactacaggcatgcaccaccatgcccggctaattttttctctgtatattagttggccaattaatttctttctgttttatagtagagacgggggtctcactcttgctcagcctggtttcgaattcctgacctctagcaatccacccacctcagcctcccagagtgttaagggagaattaaatgagaaattgcaGTGGTTGGCATACATTTGCTCAAATACTgatattcttttgtttccttttgggtAGCCTTAGTCATAATGTAAGATTTGACCTTGGATCTAGACTGAAGTaaccattttgtattttatgtaaacCAGTCTCAAATGATTAAGAACATTCTTTCCTACTACTTTGAATACTTGCCATGTTCTGAGTGGCGAGGGAGGAAATCTGGCTTACTGCTGGCTATTGGAGTTAATTTTAGTTCAAGGGAGGTCTACAGGGAGTTTGACTGGGCTTGGAAGTAGAAGAAACAGGATTTAGACTTCTGCCTGCTGAGTATTTGGATCCCTTCCAGAGTCAGGGCTCAGAACTGAGGCTGATAACTAGTACAGTGCTTCACTAAGCATGGCTGCTCAGTGGCCTGCATTTGATTTCTAAGTGAAGAGATGCTTGAATTTCTGCTGAGGGCTTATTGGTGGATTCTGACAGTCTGCCCTTTCCTTGTCGTCTTCCCTATTTCCAGCTGCCAGTTTGTGGTGTCTGAAGAACAAGACTACACAGCTCATTTTGCTGATCCTGATACTTTAGTCAACTGGGACTTTGTGGAACAAGTGGTAAGTAGTTCAGCCAAGCCTGTGAGCTGTTAATGGGGGAGAGGACTAAAGAGAGGGACTGTGGTGACATAGCAGCTGTTGGCTGTGTTCACTGCTGATACCCTTTTCTGCCTGGCCTTCCTGTGGCCATTTCTCAGAGGCCACTCCCTGGTTCCTGGAGTCCATTTTGTGATTCTCTAATTGGCACTGGCCTGTAGAGATGGGATGTTGAAGGCTCTGATCTGAAGATGTATGAGTTGAGAAGTAGTAAGCAGGGACTTGTTACCCTCATGGCTGAGGGCAGGCTCATTACATAGTCATTGCCTCATTGGCAGTATTTGTAGTAATCAGTATCAAATTAAACATTAGTTTTGCGGTAGGTGAATGAGCCACACAGTTGAACTTTCAAAGCCACTGCCGCATTGTTTTTCTACTGAAGTTAGGAACTCTAGGTATCCCTTGTTAATCCTAATAGGGCATCTGATATGGaagaattaactttaaaaatgacaggtacttttttctttcttgatgaaCGGGCTTTCGGCCGCAAAACTTGAATTCCCATTACTGTGAAAATTCATAAAATCATctgataccgtgtttccctgaaaataagacaaggtcttatatttgtttttccttaagaagacactctagggcttattttcaggggatgtgttattttttttaagtatggtacagcagtctatatttattgaaatatagttaagttgtcttcttctggaacatcatcataactctccaaaccccgaagtccatcctgaatttcttgtgactctatttcctttagaaccattggccccaatctctcatgtcaagcaatagagttcatggggcagatgagaagggctgctcatcatCTTTACagctccgcgacgaaatgcatgggttgtgcagatacactgcatagccacgcctatcactaggtcttattttcggggtagggcttatatcgcacaaatgcttagaaattctgctagggcttaaaCATGGTAATGACGTAGAAGGCCTATAAAACTTACTTTTTATGTGCCTTGGttaaaaaaacagacacattaaGTGAAGTCTCGTTAAGGCCTTCTCTCTTGGAAATTACTGGGAGATTACTTGTAGACCCTCTTTATGCCtttatgtatgcatgcatatcaaatctttttttgtaaatgggattatatagtgatttgtcttttttcccttagTGTAGAACCTCCAAAATACCtgttatgtgtgttttttttttttttttttttttttttttttttgagacagagtctcgctttcttgcctaggctagagtgagtgccgtggcgtcagcctagctcacagcaacctcaaactcctgggctcaagcgatcctgctgcctcagcctcccgagtagctgggactacaggcacgagccaccatgcccggctgatttttatattatatatattagttggccaattaatttctttctatttttatggtagagacggggtctcgctcaggctggttttgaactcctgaccttgagcaatccgcccgcctcggcctcccagagtgctaggattacaggcgtgagccaccgcgcccggcctgttatgtgtgttttaattaaaccattatgattttttttttttgagacagagtctcactttgttgcccaggctagagtgagtgccatggcatcagcctagctcacagcaacctcaaactcctgggctcaagcgatcctcctgcctcagcctcccgagtagctgagactacaggcatgcgccaccatgcctggctgattttttctctatatattagttggccaattaatttctttctatttatagtagagatggggatctcgctcttgctcaggctggttttgaactcctgacctcgagcaatctgcctgcctcggcctcccagagtgctaggattacaggtgtgagccactgcgcccggccaaccattatgatttccttaatgatttgcttaaccacttcaggaccacGCTCACTGGccaggaaaccttgcccacagctggcactcatagtctgcacttGTCCacagcttgtgctgtgcattgacaaggaatccattttgctcttgtgtgatgaggaaagctttaaagcactgaaagcttgttttattttacaggcagctttacttgtaatgttaatatcagaataggtaacatatacatatatgttttcattacgttatttttaaatgttcacaattttattttgataaatgaaaaattagaaaagtcatataacggctgttggctaaagttggcgctcggctgtgcgccttcatatcatggctgtcagctaaagccACTGTGCGTGTTCATCGGTgtctgtcgactatagtcgacgctggtcccgaagtggttaaagagcTATTATGTGTGTACCTGcattgttaaataatttaatgaagcGGTATTGAGAAGGGATATGCAGGGATAGGGATGAGAGAAGAGAGGCTTTAACTTTGACAATCCAAAGTCAATTCTGAAAGCAGTGAAACTTGTGGTGTTTTGTTTCAGCGCATTTGTAGCCATGAAGTGCCCTCTTGCCCAATATGCCTCTATCCACCTACTGCAGCCAAGATAACCCGTTGTGGACACATCTTCTGCTGGGCCTGCATCCTGCACTATCTTTCACTAAGTGAGAAGACCTGGAGTAAATGTCCCATCTGTTATAGTTCTGTGCATAAGAAGGATCTCAAGAGGTAAGATAAAGACATTTACAAGATTAGTCCCTGGTCTGCTAACTCCTTGTCCCGCTACATCTAAATGTCCATGTTACAGTGTTGTTGCCACAGAGTCACGTCAGTATGTTGTTGGCGATACCATTACGATGCAGTTGATGAAGAGGGAAAAAGGGGTGTTGGTGGCCTTGCCCAAATCCAAATGGATGAACGTAGACCATCCCATTCGTCTAGGAGGTGAGTTCTGCTAATTTGGGGGACAAATAATACTGGGTTCACCCTTTAAGGCTTTTGAATATTTCCTTCTAGTGTCAGAAAGTTAGTCTTTGGGCAAGCCAGTTCCAGCATGTTCAAATTAGTCATAGCATTCTGATAGGTTAGGGTGGAGTTCGTGGAGAATAGATTAACTTTTGGTTTCAGGTTTGATTCATATACACAgacatattttagtttttcattgtaCAAGTCTTCATTGAATAATGTCTGGCACTGTGCCCAGTCTTAGGGATTCCAAAGTCCAGCCAGTCTTGGTGTCCGTCTCAAGGAACTCAGTAGTCTCATGAAACAGACAGATCTGGgctggtccaagtgcagtggtgtttacaactaattaaTCAGAGCCAGTTaaagatttctttgttccttctccactcctgcTGCTTCGTGTGCCTAGtcttaaaaaacaagaaacaaaggaaaagagaccCAGTAGGTCAGTCGTTTAGATACAGAGTGTGATAAATGCTTATGGTGGGGAAAATGCCAGTAGTGGTATTCTCTGTGTTCCATGCTGAAGTGAGCATTTTAATCTCTGGGTAAAAGATAcatttctcaataatttttttttttttttttttgagacagagtcttgctttgttgcccaggttagagtgagtgccatggcgtcggcctagctcacagcaacctcagactcctgggctcaagcaatcctgctgcctcagcctcccgagtaactgggacgacaggcatgtgccaccatgcccggctaattttttctatatgtattagttggccaattaatttctttctatttatagtagagacggggtctcactcttgctcaggctggtttctaactcctgacctggagcaatcctcctgcctcggcctcccagagtgcacaCAAAATTTTCTCTAGCCATTTCTTTATTAGTTGGACTTACTGGTTAGTTTTGGCTTTTCTGATATTACATACGATGCTGTAATTAATAAACATTGTGTGACTAAATTTTTGACTATATCTCTGGTTTTCTTAGATGTCTTCTATTACGGGGTCAGAgttataaatcttattttaagaccattcttaaattattttctaggtAATTATGCTAAATTACCCCATCTTCACCATAGAAAAAAGGCTATGTATGAAAGTTCCTGTTTAGCCACACCATCATGAGCATTGAGTGTTGTATTTTGTGATCTTGCTGGCTTTCTTGTAGATGAACAGCACAGCCAGTACTCCAAGTTGCTGCTGGCCTCCAAGGAGCAGGTGTTGCAGCGGGTAGTTCTGGAAGAGAAAGTAGCACTAGAACAGCAGCTGGCAGAGGAGAAGCACACTCCTGAGTCCTGCTTTATTGAGGCAGCTATCCAGGAGCTCAAGGTGAGAAAATGCATTAGAAACCTAAAAGCAGAAATGCTAAACCTTTCCACTGTCAGGGGCTGAGTGGATGGACAGTGGGGATAAGTTACTTCAAGCCCACATTTAAGATAATCAGAGAATGGCTAAAAAAACCAATTTGCTCTGGACTTTGTTTGGTGATGGGAGGGAAGGGCTAACCTAGAGGCTTTTAAGCTCTTTCTAGAAAGTAACAAGTCAAAATGGCATTATAACTAATTGTGACAGTAGAGTTTCTTAGGTAAGCTATGTTGTTTCTTAGGTAAGCAAggttggtgtttttgttttctgggaaAATTTTTAGATTTGATTTTAGAGGTGTTTTAACAGATGATGTGGGGAAAGTATTATGGCCTGCCTTAGCAATACCTGCTGAGGATCATGGAGCAGCAAGAATTATCCAAGGATAGAATTCCTTAAGTCCTTTGTGTCCTTCACAACAGGGATTCTTAAACCTTAAGCATCAGAGTCACTGGTTGTTGGGCTCCACTCTGAGAGTTTGCTTTAGTAGATCTGGGTTCAGTAGACTCAGACTCAGACTCAGTCATTTGCATTATGATAAATTCCAGGGTGCTTCTGATGCTGCTCATccccagaccacactttgagaaccattgactGATGTAGGTTAGAGTGATGAAAGCCCACATTTATTGAGGGATTAGTGTGTGATGGGCAGAGTGCTATACTTATTTGTCTCACTTAAGCTTCATATGCTGGTGTGGTTGCTACAATTACCCCTTTCGTGGGTGAGGAAGTGGAATCACAGTTAGGTGATTTGCTTAAGGACACTTAAATAATAAGGGGTGAAGCGGTATTTGAACTCTTTTCTCACTGATTCCCAGATCTTCCTTAGGCAGAGTcctgcatatttaatttttattttctgtcttgcaGCAATATTTGTTCAAAAGCCATTTCAGGTAGAAGAAAGGCTACATAGAATTAGGGATGTCCAGGTTGAGGTGGAGTTAGCCAGACCCCTGCCTCCTACTCTGGGCCTCTTTCTGAGCATAGTTTGTAAAACCTAAAAGGCTAGTTTCATGTTCTTTGATTTCTGTTCATGAAGCTTTTGTGTAGTATTGTCAGTATTGGATTCTAAGCAGAATACCATCCTTTGTGGGTACAGATGCTTTTTGCTTCTGTTAAGATTGAGGATGTTAAGTCCCTAACTAAACCCTTCTAattgggccttttttttttttttgagacagagtctcactttgttgcccaggctagagtgagtgccatggcatcagcctagctcacagcaacctcatactcctgggctcaagagatcctcctgcctcagcctcccaagtagctgggactacaggcatgcgccaccaagcctggctaattttttctatatgtaatagttggccaattaacttcttcctgtttatagtagagacggggtctcgctcttgctcaggctggtttcaaactcctgacctcaagcaatccgcctgcttcggcctcccagagtgctaggattataggcgtgagctaccgcgtcCGGCCCCAATTGGGTCTTGTTGGCTTTTAACTTGTAGAAACACACTCTAATAAGTGTGTTTCTGGAAACTTACCTTTCCATGGTCTTTTCTCTGATGGCCTTAGACTCGGGAGGAGGCTCTATCAGGATTGGCTGAAAGCAGAGGGGAGGTCACTGGTGTCATGGCTGCTCTGGGACAACTGGTGCTGATGGCTCCCTTGGCGAAGGAGTCTGTCTTTCAACCCAGGAAGGTTAGTGTGTCTCTGTTACAGACTAAATGGTTACCATTCCTCAAATGCTATTGAGCTGGTAGGCACTACTATGAGGCCTGAACTTTGTCAGAAGAGGGGACTCAGTATTTCCTGTGTGTGCTTATTAATTCTTTCCCCGGGGGTGTTTGATCAGTGAACGTGATAGCTAGATAAACAGCCAGAGAGCTTGGTTCTTAAGCCTGCCTTTGCTACATCACTTCTTGAAAGCAAACACACACTTTCTGTTGACCTAGGGTTTGTTCCAACAGGGTGTGCTAGACTATCTGTCTGCATTTGATGAAGAAACCACGGAAGTTTGTTCTCTGGACTCTCCTCGTCCTCTTGCTCTCCCTCTGgtagaggaagaggaagcagTGTCTGAACCAGAGCCTGAGGGGTTGTCAGAGGCCTGTGATTACTCGGAGTTAGCAGATGACAATCTTGGGGAAGGGACCATTTGTGTTGAGTCCAGCCAGCAGGAACCAGTCATCAATCCAGGCTTCACAGACCTGAGCAGTTCTCCTTGTTACTACTTCTATCAAGGTGAGGGGCCCTGAAGAGGAGGGCTGGGTTGCCACAGTGGTGTTTGAGAGAGAGATGACCTGGCTCTCTAAGCGGGGAAGGGTATCTCTACCAGATCCTGGGGGCGTGGATTGCTTATGCCGTCGAGCatgaggagggggcagggggcatcCTGAGGGCTGGTCAAGACTATTATGTGATGAAGTCCCTTGTCTGCAGCGGAGGACGGGCAGCACATGTTCCTGCACCCCGTGAATGTGCGCTGCCTCGTGCGGGAGTATGGCAGCCTGGAGCGGAGCCCTGAGAAGATCTCAGCGACTGTGGTGGAGATTGCTGGGTACTCCATGTCTGAGGTAAAGCCCTTCCTTTAAAAGTGGAAGGTGGGAGAGGAATACTAACCTCTTCTCTTTGAGGTAGGCCTAGTTGGCCTATGTTTGCAAACCTTCAGGGCctttagtttttgtattttaagtgtttttgtcAGTGATGATGgggctctgattttttttttaaagttaggtGCTCTCTCAGCATGGTAGGGTTCTGTTATGTCAGTTACCACTGCTCCCTGCTTCCAAggttcttttattataattaggGTTATAGATTTCTCCTCTTTATTCAAGatggagtttatttttttagagacagggtcttacgatgttgcccaggctggtctcaaacttgtggcctcaaatgatcctcctgccttggccccctgAGTCTCAGGGATAtaataggcttgagccactgtgcctagctcaAGATggaatttacttttgttgttcTTTCTCCTTATTGCTTGGGAGAAATGTTCAAAAAACTTAAAGTCCTTGGAGGTTTTAAGCTAAGTTATGCAGGAGGCTCAAAGTGCATTTTTACCTTTGCAGATACCTATGAATTATATTCTGATAATTTTCATATGTAAACTTTTGCCCTTTGGGAG from Microcebus murinus isolate Inina chromosome 22, M.murinus_Inina_mat1.0, whole genome shotgun sequence encodes:
- the RNF10 gene encoding E3 ubiquitin-protein ligase RNF10 isoform X2, yielding MPQSSPSAAATASEMDKNSGSSSSSASSGSSKGQQPPRSASAGPAGESKPKSDGKNSSGSKRYNRKREPSYPKNESFSNQSRRSNSQKSKTFNKMPPQRGGGSSKLFSSSFNGGRRDEVAEAQRAEFSPAQFSGPKKINLNHLLNFTFEPRGHAGHFEGSGHGSWGKRNKWGHKPFNKELFLQANCQFVVSEEQDYTAHFADPDTLVNWDFVEQVRICSHEVPSCPICLYPPTAAKITRCGHIFCWACILHYLSLSEKTWSKCPICYSSVHKKDLKSVVATESRQYVVGDTITMQLMKREKGVLVALPKSKWMNVDHPIRLGDEQHSQYSKLLLASKEQVLQRVVLEEKVALEQQLAEEKHTPESCFIEAAIQELKGVLDYLSAFDEETTEVCSLDSPRPLALPLVEEEEAVSEPEPEGLSEACDYSELADDNLGEGTICVESSQQEPVINPGFTDLSSSPCYYFYQAEDGQHMFLHPVNVRCLVREYGSLERSPEKISATVVEIAGYSMSEDVRQRHRYLSHLPLTCEFSICELALQPPLVSKETLEIFSDDIEKRKRQRQKKAREERRRERRIEMEENKKQGKYPEVHIPLENLQQFPAFNSYTCSSDSALGPTSTEGHGALSLSPLSRSPGSHADFLLTPLSPTAGQGSPSFCVGSLEEDSPFPSFAQMLRVGKAKADVWPKTAPKKDENSLVPPAPVDSDGESDNSDRVPVPSFQNSFSQAIEAAFMKLDTPATSDPLSEDKGGKKRKKQKQKLLFSTSVVYTK
- the RNF10 gene encoding E3 ubiquitin-protein ligase RNF10 isoform X3; the protein is MPQSSPSAAATASEMDKNSGSSSSSASSGSSKGQQPPRSASAGPAGESKPKSDGKNSSGSKRYNRKREPSYPKNESFSNQSRRSNSQKSKTFNKMPPQRGGGSSKLFSSSFNGGRRDEVAEAQRAEFSPAQFSGPKKINLNHLLNFTFEPRGHAGHFEGSGHGSWGKRNKWGHKPFNKELFLQANCQFVVSEEQDYTAHFADPDTLVNWDFVEQVRICSHEVPSCPICLYPPTAAKITRCGHIFCWACILHYLSLSEKTWSKCPICYSSVHKKDLKSVVATESRQYVVGDTITMQLMKREKGVLVALPKSKWMNVDHPIRLGDEQHSQYSKLLLASKEQVLQRVVLEEKVALEQQLAEEKHTPESCFIEAAIQELKTREEALSGLAESRGEVTGVMAALGQLVLMAPLAKESVFQPRKGVLDYLSAFDEETTEVCSLDSPRPLALPLVEEEEAVSEPEPEGLSEACDYSELADDNLGEGTICVESSQQEPVINPGFTDLSSSPCYYFYQAEDGQHMFLHPVNVRCLVREYGSLERSPEKISATVVEIAGYSMSEDVRQRHRYLSHLPLTCEFSICELALQPPLVSKETLEIFSDDIEKRKRQRQKKAREERRRERRIEMEENKKQGKYPEVHIPLENLQQFPAFNSYTCSSDSALGPTSTEGHGALSLSPLSRSPGSHADAEGWKSKSRCVAQNCSKKR
- the RNF10 gene encoding E3 ubiquitin-protein ligase RNF10 isoform X1 yields the protein MPQSSPSAAATASEMDKNSGSSSSSASSGSSKGQQPPRSASAGPAGESKPKSDGKNSSGSKRYNRKREPSYPKNESFSNQSRRSNSQKSKTFNKMPPQRGGGSSKLFSSSFNGGRRDEVAEAQRAEFSPAQFSGPKKINLNHLLNFTFEPRGHAGHFEGSGHGSWGKRNKWGHKPFNKELFLQANCQFVVSEEQDYTAHFADPDTLVNWDFVEQVRICSHEVPSCPICLYPPTAAKITRCGHIFCWACILHYLSLSEKTWSKCPICYSSVHKKDLKSVVATESRQYVVGDTITMQLMKREKGVLVALPKSKWMNVDHPIRLGDEQHSQYSKLLLASKEQVLQRVVLEEKVALEQQLAEEKHTPESCFIEAAIQELKTREEALSGLAESRGEVTGVMAALGQLVLMAPLAKESVFQPRKGVLDYLSAFDEETTEVCSLDSPRPLALPLVEEEEAVSEPEPEGLSEACDYSELADDNLGEGTICVESSQQEPVINPGFTDLSSSPCYYFYQAEDGQHMFLHPVNVRCLVREYGSLERSPEKISATVVEIAGYSMSEDVRQRHRYLSHLPLTCEFSICELALQPPLVSKETLEIFSDDIEKRKRQRQKKAREERRRERRIEMEENKKQGKYPEVHIPLENLQQFPAFNSYTCSSDSALGPTSTEGHGALSLSPLSRSPGSHADFLLTPLSPTAGQGSPSFCVGSLEEDSPFPSFAQMLRVGKAKADVWPKTAPKKDENSLVPPAPVDSDGESDNSDRVPVPSFQNSFSQAIEAAFMKLDTPATSDPLSEDKGGKKRKKQKQKLLFSTSVVYTK